Proteins found in one Erythrobacter sp. KY5 genomic segment:
- a CDS encoding deoxyguanosinetriphosphate triphosphohydrolase, which yields MPVTTRAPYSADPFAHGGREFASQGTPSPLDVGGETRGPRTDFQRDRDRIIHSMSFRRLKSKTQVFIAPDGDHYRTRLTHSIEVAQIGRVLARALGVDEDLTEALCLAHDLGHPPFGHAGEAALSEAMARHGGFCHNAQALRTVMRIESPYPGHDGLNLTWDLLEGLAKHNGPVAAPNWALAQLDEAFPLNLGTWPSLEAQIAAISDDIAYDNHDIDDGLRAGFLSLDDLMELEFLADQWRSVEKRFPNAPRERLLRELIRDQIGLMVNDVLENTKEQVKGIGSVDEVRDAGRQLAGFSPDMEHNERALKSFMYEKLYYHPEQVSAAERARDVIARLFAAYSQDPRLMPEEWQARLPETEPGRSRTIADFIAGMSDRFAIRACEAIYGEQPQGLVNV from the coding sequence ATGCCCGTGACCACACGTGCTCCCTACTCCGCTGACCCCTTTGCCCATGGCGGGCGCGAGTTCGCTTCGCAGGGTACCCCTTCGCCGCTTGACGTCGGTGGAGAGACGCGCGGGCCGCGCACCGATTTTCAGCGCGACCGCGATCGTATCATTCACTCAATGAGTTTTCGTCGGCTCAAGTCCAAGACGCAGGTGTTCATTGCCCCTGATGGCGATCATTACCGCACACGACTGACCCATTCGATAGAAGTCGCGCAGATTGGACGGGTGCTGGCGCGCGCTCTTGGCGTTGATGAAGATCTGACTGAGGCGCTGTGTCTCGCTCATGATCTGGGGCATCCGCCTTTTGGTCACGCGGGCGAGGCGGCCTTGTCTGAAGCGATGGCGCGACATGGCGGATTTTGCCACAATGCCCAGGCCTTGCGCACGGTCATGCGGATCGAATCCCCATATCCCGGCCATGATGGATTGAACCTGACCTGGGACCTGCTCGAAGGGCTTGCCAAGCATAATGGCCCGGTCGCGGCGCCCAATTGGGCACTTGCACAGCTGGACGAAGCCTTCCCGCTCAACCTTGGCACCTGGCCCTCGCTCGAAGCGCAAATCGCGGCGATTTCGGACGACATAGCTTATGACAATCACGACATCGACGATGGTTTGCGCGCAGGCTTCCTAAGCCTTGATGACCTGATGGAACTGGAATTCCTCGCAGACCAGTGGCGCTCGGTCGAAAAACGCTTTCCCAATGCCCCGCGTGAGCGCCTGCTGCGAGAACTCATCCGCGATCAGATCGGCCTGATGGTGAACGACGTGCTCGAAAACACGAAAGAGCAGGTGAAGGGCATCGGTTCGGTAGACGAGGTGCGGGATGCAGGGCGACAACTGGCGGGCTTCTCGCCGGATATGGAACACAACGAACGGGCGCTCAAATCCTTCATGTATGAAAAGCTTTATTACCACCCGGAACAGGTCAGCGCCGCTGAGCGGGCAAGGGACGTCATCGCGCGGCTCTTTGCTGCATATTCTCAGGACCCGCGCCTCATGCCCGAGGAATGGCAAGCTCGCCTGCCGGAGACTGAGCCGGGTCGTAGCCGCACGATCGCCGACTTTATCGCCGGGATGAGCGACCGTTTCGCCATTCGCGCATGTGAAGCGATTTACGGCGAGCAGCCGCAGGGGCTCGTCAATGTCTGA
- a CDS encoding NAD(P)H-binding protein: MTEYGAHEKTPVRIGLVGSTGMIGRRLIEISSAGDQARIVGIARREMELPKGARVEMFIADTEKWGEVLEAVRPRALICALGTTWKKAGRDEAAFRAVDHNLVLATAHSAVEAGIPNMVLISSAGADPRQKNFYLKVKGEVEAEVSKVGFKRLDILRPGLLRGQRKGDLRPVEAVARFASPVIDPLLPTKWEMYRSISSDLVCEAALGLAMRKAAGRFTHDNEAMKRAAREWRAKAEAPLPE; encoded by the coding sequence ATGACCGAATACGGAGCGCACGAGAAGACGCCGGTTCGCATCGGCCTGGTCGGATCGACCGGCATGATCGGTCGGCGGCTTATCGAGATATCGAGCGCAGGAGACCAAGCTCGCATTGTGGGCATCGCGCGGCGAGAAATGGAACTGCCCAAGGGCGCGCGGGTCGAGATGTTTATCGCCGATACCGAGAAATGGGGCGAAGTCCTTGAGGCTGTCCGGCCAAGAGCGCTGATCTGTGCACTCGGCACGACATGGAAGAAGGCAGGCCGCGACGAGGCCGCGTTTCGCGCTGTCGACCACAATCTCGTTCTGGCGACAGCACATTCCGCCGTCGAAGCGGGCATTCCCAACATGGTGCTGATCAGCTCTGCTGGAGCCGATCCGCGCCAGAAAAATTTCTACCTCAAAGTGAAGGGCGAGGTTGAAGCCGAGGTGTCGAAGGTGGGCTTCAAGCGCCTCGATATATTGCGACCGGGGCTGCTGCGCGGCCAGCGAAAAGGCGATCTGAGGCCCGTTGAAGCGGTGGCGCGGTTCGCGAGCCCTGTGATCGATCCGCTGCTGCCGACGAAGTGGGAGATGTATCGCTCCATCTCATCAGATCTGGTTTGCGAAGCAGCGCTCGGCCTGGCGATGCGAAAGGCGGCGGGCCGCTTTACGCATGATAACGAGGCCATGAAACGAGCTGCGCGCGAATGGAGGGCAAAGGCCGAGGCGCCTCTGCCCGAATAA
- a CDS encoding ABA4-like family protein has protein sequence MDWGTVFNGANLMAMLAWAALILLPRWPALLSALLYLGVGALCLLYAGILVSLLTGLSAGSDGGSFTSIEGVRTLFGSDAGLTLGWVHYLAFDLFVGLWIARDGDAKGISRILQAPVLLATFLCGPVGLLVWLIAREPAARKQGRPA, from the coding sequence ATGGACTGGGGGACGGTATTTAACGGCGCCAATTTGATGGCGATGCTTGCTTGGGCTGCGCTGATTCTTCTGCCGCGATGGCCCGCTTTGCTGTCGGCGCTATTGTATCTTGGCGTGGGCGCGCTTTGCCTGCTTTATGCTGGAATTCTCGTAAGCCTGCTGACCGGTCTTTCGGCAGGAAGCGATGGCGGCAGCTTTACCAGTATCGAAGGGGTGCGCACCCTGTTCGGAAGCGATGCAGGGTTGACGCTGGGATGGGTGCATTACCTGGCTTTCGACCTGTTCGTCGGCCTCTGGATCGCGCGGGATGGCGACGCAAAAGGCATCTCGCGCATCCTTCAGGCCCCGGTTCTGCTCGCAACATTCCTGTGCGGCCCTGTCGGCCTGCTCGTTTGGCTGATCGCGCGCGAGCCCGCTGCACGCAAGCAGGGGCGGCCAGCCTGA
- a CDS encoding long-chain-fatty-acid--CoA ligase yields MASEADHDMLSFDDFLSFWSKERPDGIALEMGGRATTYGEADHQTRQLIACFQSHGVGHGDRIAWLGKNSDRYFMLLYAAARVGVVMAPIGWRLAPPEIAYILGDTGTKVLFVEEAFIDTASQVTGSMENAPKVVEVETAFRQALEMEPASYEPAHGDDPVLQLYTSGTTGNPKGVGLSNKNLFSLRKPSLDEQAPWHKYEEGDCILAAMPCAHIGGTGLSAIAVANGIRGHILPEFTPDGVLSAIQNGATHMFLVPAAIQFVIQHPMAKETDFSNLRYLMYGAAPMPLELLKAAVGTMPGTGFLQVYGMTETTGTVTMLPPDDHSLEGNERMRSAGKAVPGVKIEIRGEDNTEVPIGEIGEICILSPSNTAGYWKLPEATANTIDADGWLHTGDAGIMDADGYVYIQDRIKDMIISGGENVYPAEVENAIFGHPAIAEVAVIGIPSERWGEEVKACCVPKPGMEIEEGDVLAYARERIAPFKVPKSIDIIAEMPRNASGKILRRQLRAPYWEGQDRQVS; encoded by the coding sequence ATGGCGAGCGAGGCCGATCACGACATGTTGAGTTTCGACGATTTCCTGAGCTTTTGGAGCAAAGAGCGTCCTGACGGCATTGCTCTGGAAATGGGGGGCCGCGCCACGACCTATGGGGAAGCGGATCACCAGACCCGGCAGCTGATCGCGTGCTTTCAAAGCCACGGCGTCGGGCATGGTGACCGGATCGCCTGGCTGGGCAAGAACTCGGACCGTTACTTCATGCTTCTCTATGCTGCGGCACGTGTGGGCGTCGTGATGGCTCCGATCGGCTGGCGACTTGCCCCGCCTGAAATTGCTTACATCCTAGGCGACACCGGCACTAAGGTTCTGTTCGTTGAAGAGGCCTTCATCGACACGGCAAGCCAAGTGACCGGCTCGATGGAAAATGCCCCCAAAGTGGTGGAAGTCGAAACCGCCTTTCGGCAAGCTCTCGAAATGGAGCCTGCCAGCTATGAACCCGCGCATGGCGATGATCCGGTGCTCCAGCTCTACACATCAGGCACCACGGGCAACCCCAAGGGTGTGGGACTTTCGAACAAGAACCTGTTCTCGCTGCGCAAGCCCAGCCTCGATGAGCAGGCTCCGTGGCACAAATACGAAGAGGGCGACTGCATTCTCGCCGCCATGCCCTGCGCGCATATTGGCGGGACCGGGCTTTCGGCCATTGCTGTTGCCAACGGCATTCGGGGGCACATCCTGCCCGAATTCACACCCGACGGGGTACTCAGCGCGATCCAGAACGGCGCGACGCACATGTTCCTCGTGCCTGCTGCGATCCAGTTCGTGATTCAGCATCCTATGGCCAAGGAAACCGACTTTTCGAACTTGCGCTACCTCATGTATGGCGCGGCGCCCATGCCGCTTGAATTGCTGAAGGCAGCGGTGGGGACGATGCCTGGAACAGGCTTCCTCCAGGTTTACGGCATGACCGAGACGACCGGGACGGTGACCATGCTCCCGCCAGACGATCACTCGCTCGAAGGCAACGAACGCATGCGTTCGGCGGGCAAGGCGGTTCCGGGGGTGAAAATCGAGATCCGCGGAGAGGACAACACGGAAGTGCCGATTGGCGAGATTGGCGAAATCTGCATCCTGTCGCCTTCGAACACCGCGGGGTACTGGAAGCTTCCCGAGGCCACTGCCAACACGATCGACGCCGATGGCTGGCTGCACACGGGCGATGCGGGGATCATGGACGCGGACGGCTATGTCTATATTCAGGACCGCATCAAGGACATGATCATTTCGGGCGGTGAGAATGTTTATCCCGCAGAGGTTGAGAACGCCATCTTCGGGCACCCTGCGATTGCCGAGGTCGCCGTGATCGGCATCCCGTCGGAGCGCTGGGGCGAAGAGGTGAAAGCGTGCTGCGTCCCGAAGCCGGGCATGGAGATCGAGGAAGGCGACGTGCTGGCCTATGCACGCGAACGGATCGCCCCTTTCAAGGTGCCCAAGAGCATCGACATCATCGCGGAAATGCCGCGCAACGCTTCTGGCAAGATCCTGCGCCGACAGTTGCGTGCGCCCTATTGGGAAGGGCAGGACCGACAGGTTTCCTGA
- a CDS encoding DUF938 domain-containing protein, with product MKKHAPATLRNREAIAKILATELPESGRVLEIASGSGEHAAFFAERFPAIHWQPSDCDRDAIASILAHRIDYEGANLSMPMVLDTQSPGPWEVMGVDAIVCINMVHIAPWEATKGLFRGAAQLLGGKNLPLILYGPYFEQGVEAAPSNIAFDESLRARNSEWGIRTAEDLGRLASEHGFARTARYEMPANNLTLVFRSA from the coding sequence ATGAAGAAGCACGCGCCCGCCACCTTGCGCAATCGCGAAGCCATTGCGAAAATACTGGCAACTGAGTTGCCCGAAAGCGGGCGTGTGCTTGAGATCGCCAGTGGTTCAGGTGAGCACGCCGCTTTCTTTGCGGAGCGTTTTCCCGCGATACACTGGCAACCGAGCGACTGTGACCGTGACGCCATCGCCTCGATCCTTGCCCATCGCATCGATTACGAGGGTGCCAATCTGAGCATGCCGATGGTGCTCGATACGCAAAGTCCGGGCCCGTGGGAGGTGATGGGCGTTGATGCAATTGTGTGCATCAACATGGTCCACATCGCGCCTTGGGAGGCGACCAAGGGGCTGTTCAGGGGCGCTGCCCAATTGCTGGGCGGCAAGAATCTGCCGCTGATCCTTTACGGCCCATATTTTGAGCAAGGTGTTGAAGCGGCGCCGTCTAACATTGCCTTTGACGAAAGCCTGCGCGCCCGAAACAGCGAGTGGGGCATTCGTACTGCCGAAGATTTGGGCAGGCTCGCCAGCGAACATGGCTTCGCCCGCACTGCACGTTACGAAATGCCTGCCAACAATCTGACGCTGGTTTTCCGCAGCGCCTGA
- a CDS encoding entericidin A/B family lipoprotein codes for MIRKTILAVALGAMTLGAAACNTVRGAGEDLQSAANAVDEET; via the coding sequence ATGATCCGCAAGACAATTCTCGCAGTCGCCCTTGGCGCGATGACACTCGGCGCTGCCGCTTGCAACACCGTTCGCGGCGCTGGCGAAGACCTTCAGTCAGCAGCAAATGCGGTTGACGAAGAAACCTGA
- a CDS encoding DMT family transporter has product MDGSVARPRPYLALSLRLATAGTLATMSMLVKVAGERGVELTELIFWRQAITLVCVAVLLAAMGRLADIKTKRLGAHARRAVFGIVGMFFVYGAVMLLPLAEATALSFTAPFFAVLLSVLLFKEKVGRYRWGAVALGFAGVVVLTQPAFGLGSETPISLIGAGVALVAAALVAVISFQIQDLNKTEAPWSIVFWFTAFTTPLMALALPFVIGPHDADTWGLIIAMALCGALAQILLTSSLRFGSAGVILLMDYTSLLWATWYGWSIFERTPPTTLWLGAPLIVAAGLLIAWREKQLAAAKARRIETMEL; this is encoded by the coding sequence ATGGATGGCTCGGTTGCACGCCCTCGCCCTTATCTGGCGCTCAGCCTGCGACTGGCCACCGCCGGAACGCTTGCGACCATGTCGATGCTGGTCAAAGTGGCCGGTGAGCGCGGCGTTGAACTGACCGAACTCATCTTCTGGCGCCAGGCCATCACGCTGGTGTGCGTCGCGGTTCTTCTCGCAGCGATGGGTCGACTTGCCGATATCAAGACGAAGCGATTGGGAGCCCATGCGAGGCGCGCAGTCTTTGGCATTGTCGGCATGTTTTTCGTCTACGGCGCGGTCATGCTCCTGCCGCTTGCGGAGGCGACCGCTCTAAGCTTTACCGCGCCTTTTTTCGCGGTCTTGCTTTCGGTGCTGCTCTTCAAGGAGAAAGTCGGGCGGTATCGCTGGGGCGCGGTCGCACTTGGTTTTGCAGGAGTCGTGGTTCTGACCCAGCCGGCATTTGGCCTTGGTTCGGAAACGCCCATCAGCCTGATTGGCGCTGGCGTTGCGTTGGTTGCAGCCGCACTGGTGGCGGTCATCAGCTTTCAGATCCAGGATTTGAACAAAACCGAAGCCCCATGGAGCATCGTGTTCTGGTTCACGGCGTTCACTACGCCGTTGATGGCGCTTGCCCTGCCCTTTGTGATCGGTCCGCATGATGCCGATACGTGGGGGCTCATCATCGCGATGGCTTTGTGCGGTGCGCTCGCGCAGATTTTGCTTACGTCCTCGCTGCGCTTCGGTTCGGCGGGAGTGATTCTCCTCATGGACTACACCTCGCTTCTCTGGGCGACCTGGTACGGGTGGAGCATCTTTGAAAGAACTCCGCCTACAACCCTGTGGCTCGGCGCCCCGCTGATCGTCGCCGCAGGGCTTCTTATTGCATGGCGCGAGAAGCAGCTGGCCGCAGCAAAAGCGCGTCGCATCGAAACAATGGAACTTTAG
- a CDS encoding CpaF family protein — translation MSAFGKKGGAGGMRPGAKPAFGVARPMKGGSPKSDEANGGEQFPPLPGDGGSAEPARAKPASPSPAQGGGNATASAMDRLAERMNSVNAAESEAGGFEASVHKIKEQVLPRLLERVDPEAAATLTKEELSEEFRPIIMEVLAELKVTLNRREQFALEKVLIDELLGFGPLEELLNDPDVSDIMVNGPDQTYIEKKGKLTIAPIRFRDEQHLFQIAQRIVNQVGRRVDQTTPLADARLKDGSRVNVIVPPLSLRGTAISIRKFSEKPITLDMLKEFGSMSEKMCTALKIAGACRMNVVISGGTGSGKTTMLNALSKMIDPGERVLTIEDAAELRLQQPHWLPLETRPPNLEGQGAITIGDLVKNALRMRPDRIILGEIRGAECFDLLAAMNTGHDGSMCTLHANSPRECLGRMENMILMGDIKIPKEAISRQIAESVDLIVQVKRLRDGSRRTTNITEVIGMEGDVIVTQELFKFEYLDESEDGKIMGEFRSSGLRPYTLEKARQFGFDQAYLEACL, via the coding sequence ATGAGCGCATTCGGCAAAAAGGGTGGCGCTGGCGGTATGAGGCCAGGCGCCAAGCCCGCTTTCGGCGTAGCCCGGCCGATGAAGGGCGGCAGCCCGAAAAGTGACGAAGCAAATGGCGGCGAGCAGTTTCCGCCCCTCCCCGGTGACGGCGGCAGCGCAGAGCCAGCAAGGGCAAAGCCCGCCTCGCCATCTCCAGCGCAGGGTGGCGGCAACGCGACCGCCAGTGCGATGGATCGTCTGGCCGAACGGATGAACTCGGTCAACGCTGCCGAAAGCGAAGCCGGTGGCTTCGAGGCAAGCGTTCACAAGATCAAGGAACAGGTGCTCCCGCGCCTGCTTGAACGTGTTGACCCGGAAGCCGCAGCGACCCTGACGAAGGAAGAGCTGTCGGAAGAATTCCGTCCGATCATCATGGAAGTGCTGGCCGAACTCAAGGTCACGCTCAACCGCCGCGAGCAATTTGCGCTCGAAAAGGTGCTGATCGACGAGTTGCTGGGCTTTGGTCCGCTCGAAGAGCTGCTCAACGACCCGGACGTGTCCGATATCATGGTCAACGGTCCGGACCAGACCTACATTGAAAAGAAGGGTAAGCTCACCATCGCGCCGATCCGGTTCCGCGATGAACAGCACCTCTTCCAGATCGCACAGCGCATCGTGAACCAGGTTGGCCGCCGCGTCGACCAGACCACACCGCTTGCCGACGCCCGTTTGAAAGACGGCTCGCGTGTGAACGTCATCGTGCCTCCGCTTTCACTGCGCGGCACCGCCATCTCAATTCGTAAGTTCTCCGAAAAGCCGATCACCTTGGATATGCTCAAGGAATTCGGCTCGATGTCAGAAAAGATGTGTACCGCGTTGAAGATCGCGGGCGCATGCCGGATGAACGTCGTTATCTCGGGCGGTACGGGTTCGGGTAAAACGACCATGCTCAACGCCCTGTCGAAGATGATCGACCCGGGTGAGCGTGTGTTGACCATTGAGGACGCGGCCGAACTTCGTCTGCAACAGCCGCACTGGCTGCCACTCGAAACACGTCCGCCCAACCTTGAAGGGCAAGGCGCGATCACGATTGGTGACCTTGTGAAGAACGCCCTGCGTATGCGTCCTGACCGCATCATCCTGGGTGAGATTCGTGGCGCGGAGTGTTTCGACCTTCTCGCCGCCATGAACACCGGCCACGATGGCTCCATGTGTACGCTTCACGCCAACTCTCCGCGAGAGTGCCTTGGCCGTATGGAAAACATGATCCTGATGGGCGACATCAAGATCCCGAAGGAGGCCATTTCGCGCCAGATCGCGGAATCGGTCGACCTGATCGTGCAGGTGAAACGTCTTCGCGACGGTTCGCGCCGCACCACCAACATCACCGAAGTGATCGGGATGGAAGGCGACGTGATCGTGACGCAGGAGCTCTTCAAATTCGAATATCTCGACGAGAGCGAGGACGGCAAGATCATGGGCGAGTTTCGTTCGTCCGGCCTGCGTCCCTACACACTCGAAAAAGCGCGCCAGTTCGGCTTCGACCAGGCATATCTTGAGGCGTGCCTCTAA
- a CDS encoding sulfatase-like hydrolase/transferase, with the protein MRNWLLVWVVLANAGFALMYLVGSPPRFFEIMIFGAVGLVVRKRSYIVQLAAFLALMAFSLLSFIAGLFNLGMASLTHSIMFFAELDVSQSYEYVAGSIFIGGLIVIAMLALRRPTSFEDQRMTLLAAGATLSLALVDLYMGYGMRGHYNRVAAAGAPFESAIENSKIVPASGAIERNLLVIMVESMGVPVGNEEMDTLLFRQFANPNVQSRFEVSKGTTTYYSSTTSGEIRELCGRWGEYHDLRETTDSGCLPARLAAQGVQTTAYHSFDGKFFDRNLWYPNIGFEDAHFRESLAEGGAERCGGVFPGVCDRDVPAQIAARLKETAEPQFVYWLSVNSHLPVPLESNLDVENCERISPQLARDYPMICRQFAIWDAMDEALVKEILASDFPPTDILIVGDHMPPYFDRHNRQQFAPDRVPWLMLKWRG; encoded by the coding sequence TTGAGGAATTGGCTGCTGGTCTGGGTTGTGCTCGCGAATGCGGGCTTTGCGCTTATGTATCTTGTCGGATCGCCCCCGCGCTTTTTCGAAATCATGATATTCGGTGCGGTCGGGCTTGTTGTGCGCAAGCGTTCTTACATCGTTCAGCTGGCCGCCTTCCTCGCCTTGATGGCCTTCTCTCTCCTGTCCTTCATCGCAGGACTGTTCAATCTGGGAATGGCATCGCTGACGCATTCGATCATGTTCTTTGCAGAGCTCGATGTCAGCCAGTCATATGAATATGTCGCCGGGAGCATTTTCATTGGCGGGCTAATTGTCATCGCGATGCTCGCGCTTCGGCGTCCGACATCGTTCGAGGATCAGCGGATGACCCTGCTCGCCGCTGGCGCAACCTTATCGCTTGCGCTGGTCGATCTGTATATGGGTTACGGCATGCGCGGTCACTACAACCGCGTGGCGGCCGCGGGAGCGCCATTTGAATCAGCAATTGAAAATTCGAAGATCGTTCCGGCCTCGGGAGCGATTGAACGCAACCTGCTGGTGATCATGGTGGAATCCATGGGTGTTCCGGTAGGAAACGAAGAGATGGACACCCTACTATTTCGCCAGTTTGCCAATCCGAATGTTCAATCGCGCTTCGAGGTCTCGAAAGGGACAACCACATATTACAGCTCGACCACGTCGGGCGAAATCCGCGAGTTGTGCGGGCGCTGGGGCGAGTATCATGACCTGCGCGAAACAACCGATTCAGGCTGTCTCCCGGCAAGATTGGCCGCGCAAGGCGTGCAAACAACCGCCTATCACTCATTCGACGGCAAGTTTTTCGATCGTAACCTGTGGTATCCGAATATCGGTTTCGAGGATGCGCATTTCCGGGAGTCCCTGGCCGAAGGCGGCGCTGAAAGGTGCGGGGGTGTGTTCCCCGGAGTGTGCGACCGCGATGTTCCTGCCCAGATAGCGGCGCGCCTCAAGGAAACGGCAGAGCCGCAATTCGTCTATTGGCTCTCCGTGAATTCGCATTTGCCTGTTCCGTTGGAGAGCAATCTCGACGTTGAGAATTGCGAGCGGATTTCGCCGCAACTCGCAAGGGACTATCCGATGATCTGTCGCCAGTTCGCAATCTGGGATGCGATGGACGAAGCGCTGGTGAAGGAAATCCTTGCTTCCGATTTCCCGCCTACCGACATCCTTATCGTGGGCGACCACATGCCGCCCTATTTCGACCGGCACAACAGGCAGCAATTCGCCCCGGATCGAGTACCGTGGTTGATGCTCAAATGGCGCGGCTGA
- the pseI gene encoding pseudaminic acid synthase: MTPKSIQIAGQTIGHDARPYVIAEMSGNHNHSLDRALEIVDAAAQSGADALKLQTYTADTMTLDCDGPGFVIEDEKSLWNGRQLHELYVEAHTPWDWHQPIMDRCASHGMHCFSTPFDATAVDFLEELGMPAYKIASFEMIDLPLIRKVAETGKPMIISTGMATVVEIGEALRTCREAGNDQVVILKCTSTYPATPENTNIATIPNMRETFGCLVGLSDHTMGTGVAVAATALGAVLVEKHFTLARADGGVDSAFSLEPAELALLREETERAWQALGKITYGGTKAESASKQFRRSLYVAKDMAEGEAFTAESLRSVRPGYGLEPKYYDTLLGKRVNRAVAKGTPVDWDLIA, translated from the coding sequence ATGACACCAAAAAGCATTCAGATTGCAGGCCAGACCATCGGCCACGACGCGCGACCTTACGTTATTGCGGAGATGAGCGGGAACCATAATCACTCGCTCGACCGAGCATTGGAGATCGTCGATGCTGCTGCCCAAAGCGGCGCCGACGCTCTCAAGCTGCAGACTTACACTGCCGATACGATGACGCTCGATTGCGACGGGCCGGGCTTCGTCATCGAGGACGAGAAATCGCTGTGGAACGGCCGCCAGTTGCACGAACTCTACGTTGAGGCGCATACGCCTTGGGATTGGCACCAACCGATCATGGACCGCTGTGCCAGCCATGGCATGCACTGCTTCTCCACCCCCTTCGATGCAACCGCCGTCGACTTTCTGGAAGAGCTGGGGATGCCGGCCTACAAAATTGCCAGCTTTGAAATGATCGACCTGCCGCTGATCCGAAAGGTCGCAGAGACCGGGAAACCGATGATCATCTCAACCGGCATGGCGACCGTGGTTGAAATCGGCGAAGCCCTGCGAACTTGCCGTGAGGCAGGGAACGATCAGGTCGTGATCCTGAAATGCACGAGCACCTATCCCGCAACACCCGAAAATACGAACATCGCCACCATCCCCAATATGCGCGAGACTTTCGGATGCCTCGTGGGCCTGTCCGATCACACCATGGGGACCGGCGTTGCCGTCGCCGCTACCGCGCTGGGAGCTGTCTTGGTCGAGAAGCACTTCACCCTCGCGCGGGCCGATGGCGGCGTCGATAGCGCCTTCAGCCTCGAACCTGCTGAGCTTGCCCTGCTCCGCGAAGAAACCGAGCGTGCATGGCAGGCGCTTGGCAAGATTACATATGGCGGCACCAAGGCGGAGAGCGCGTCAAAACAGTTTCGCCGTTCGCTCTATGTCGCGAAAGACATGGCCGAGGGTGAAGCTTTTACAGCCGAAAGCCTGCGTTCAGTGCGTCCGGGCTACGGGCTTGAGCCCAAATATTACGACACACTGCTTGGCAAACGGGTCAATCGTGCCGTGGCAAAAGGTACACCGGTTGATTGGGACCTGATCGCTTAG
- a CDS encoding PIG-L deacetylase family protein, with protein sequence MTTMVIAAHPDDEVLGAGGFVAKLCAAGEEVHHLILAEGATSRDDARDVAARDGDLSELARCAHNAADIVGAASVTLEHFPDNRMDGVELLDVVKVIEQHLAKHKPTRVLTHSNSDVNIDHRVIHDAVIAATRPQPGSAVRELLFFETMSSTEWRPAPSISPFAPTYFVDISDHLETKLQALRAYAPEMREWPHARSIEALEYLARSRGASIGVAAAEAFETGRICV encoded by the coding sequence ATGACCACGATGGTGATAGCCGCACATCCCGATGACGAGGTTTTGGGCGCAGGGGGGTTCGTCGCGAAACTTTGCGCTGCCGGAGAAGAGGTGCACCATCTCATCCTGGCCGAAGGAGCAACGTCGCGCGACGATGCTCGCGACGTGGCGGCCCGCGATGGAGATCTGTCCGAGCTGGCCCGCTGCGCTCACAACGCAGCCGACATAGTCGGTGCGGCCTCGGTCACACTTGAGCACTTTCCCGACAACCGGATGGATGGGGTCGAGCTTCTCGATGTGGTCAAGGTGATCGAGCAACACCTGGCAAAGCACAAACCGACCCGGGTGCTGACCCATTCGAATTCAGATGTGAACATCGACCACCGCGTGATCCACGATGCGGTCATCGCCGCCACGCGCCCGCAGCCCGGAAGCGCCGTGCGCGAATTGCTGTTTTTTGAAACGATGTCGAGCACCGAATGGCGTCCGGCCCCCTCGATTTCCCCCTTTGCGCCGACCTACTTCGTCGACATCTCCGATCATCTTGAAACCAAATTACAGGCCCTTCGCGCCTATGCTCCCGAGATGCGCGAGTGGCCGCACGCACGCTCTATCGAAGCGCTGGAGTATCTCGCCCGGTCGCGCGGAGCATCGATTGGCGTTGCGGCAGCGGAAGCATTTGAAACCGGGCGCATCTGCGTCTGA